One part of the Salinivirga cyanobacteriivorans genome encodes these proteins:
- the argF gene encoding ornithine carbamoyltransferase: MPVNLRNRNFLKLLDYTPTEIQFLLDLSMSLKKAKYAGTEQHKLSGKNIALIFEKSSTRTRCAFEAAAYDQGAHVTYLGPTGSQIGAKESMKDTARVLGRMYDGIEYRGFGQEVVEELGKYAGVPVWNGLTNEFHPTQILADFLTMMEHTDKPLSKVKFAYVGDARNNMGNSLMIGAAKMGMDFRGIAPISVQPTEELVNQANEIAKETGATITITDDVAEGVKDVDFIYTDVWVSMGEPEEVWKERIELLKPYQVNMDMINKTGNPNVKFMHCLPAFHNRETKIGEDVFQKFGIEAMEVTDDVFESKHSVVFDEAENRMHTIKAVMVATLGQ; encoded by the coding sequence ATGCCTGTAAATTTAAGAAATCGCAATTTTCTGAAGTTACTGGATTATACTCCAACGGAAATACAATTTTTGCTCGACCTTTCAATGAGCCTTAAAAAAGCCAAATACGCAGGAACCGAGCAGCATAAATTATCGGGTAAAAATATTGCCCTTATTTTTGAGAAATCATCTACCCGCACACGCTGTGCTTTTGAGGCAGCTGCATACGATCAGGGAGCTCATGTAACTTATCTCGGACCCACCGGAAGCCAAATTGGTGCCAAAGAATCTATGAAAGATACTGCGCGCGTATTAGGGCGTATGTACGATGGTATCGAGTACCGCGGTTTTGGTCAGGAGGTGGTTGAAGAACTTGGTAAGTACGCAGGTGTACCAGTTTGGAACGGACTTACTAATGAGTTTCACCCGACTCAAATTTTGGCCGATTTCCTTACTATGATGGAACATACTGATAAGCCACTGAGTAAAGTGAAATTTGCTTATGTTGGTGATGCGCGCAACAACATGGGTAACTCCTTAATGATTGGTGCGGCTAAAATGGGTATGGACTTCCGTGGCATTGCACCCATAAGTGTTCAGCCTACCGAAGAATTGGTAAATCAGGCCAATGAAATAGCTAAAGAGACCGGTGCTACTATCACCATCACTGATGATGTGGCAGAAGGTGTAAAAGATGTAGATTTCATTTATACCGATGTTTGGGTATCAATGGGTGAACCTGAAGAGGTTTGGAAAGAGCGCATTGAACTGCTTAAGCCATACCAGGTGAACATGGATATGATTAATAAAACTGGTAATCCAAATGTGAAATTTATGCACTGCTTGCCAGCTTTCCACAATCGTGAAACTAAAATAGGTGAGGATGTATTCCAAAAATTTGGCATCGAAGCTATGGAGGTTACTGACGATGTATTTGAAAGCAAGCATTCAGTGGTTTTCGACGAGGCTGAAAACCGTATGCATACCATTAAAGCTGTAATGGTTGCCACACTGGGACAATAA
- a CDS encoding T9SS type A sorting domain-containing protein, protein MKKIIPILVCSFVFISTMQAQEWIQIGNNIEGEASGDRYGYSVALTDDGMIMVSGVPYNDSIGLNAGQVKVHQYQSGNWIKLEQKINGEAAGDNFGISVSISSDGSVIAAGARNNDGNGSSAGHVRIFELQDGTWVQIGEDIDGEAAGDRSGVAISLSSSGSILAIGADNNDGTDNNAGHVRVYENQSGTWTQIGQDIDGEAANDKFGTSVSLNSSGSIIAIGAPYNDNSAYDAGNVRIYENQSGTWTQIGQSIEGAEEEHLGSSVSLSSDGSIIAIGVVGKNDYSGSVRVYENQSGTWTQIGQDIDGEGIYDEFGTNVDLSSDGSIVAIGAPFNSMNGSEAGLVGIYENQSGNWSQIGQSIIGANQGDECGSSVRLSSNGSILAAGSPYSDGNETSVGHVSVFELHYLPTIISHPADQTNVCPESNISFTVAGEDIDTYQWQVDEGGGFINISNGAVYNNTNTATLNIDGVTIGMNNNQYRCVVGNLIDSVTSEFALLTTDATNPEIICVGNQEFNADETHFYTVQNTELDPLEASDNCGVETIVNDFNDSSSLSGEQIPEGTTTIAWTITDNAGNTNTCSIEVIVNAYVALTGLQQKGIVIYPNPVNDMLNIDFSNRKVQKLTISDISGKPIFEKTQLQGIEGIDLSNFPGGIYLVSIVAGNEIITSKLVKH, encoded by the coding sequence ATGAAGAAAATTATACCAATACTCGTATGCTCATTTGTATTTATATCTACCATGCAAGCCCAGGAATGGATACAAATTGGAAATAATATTGAGGGAGAAGCCTCGGGCGATCGGTATGGCTATTCAGTTGCCTTAACTGACGATGGAATGATTATGGTATCCGGAGTTCCATACAATGATTCTATTGGCCTAAATGCCGGACAGGTAAAAGTTCATCAATACCAATCCGGTAATTGGATCAAACTTGAACAAAAAATTAATGGCGAAGCAGCAGGCGACAACTTCGGAATATCTGTAAGCATAAGTTCGGACGGTTCTGTTATTGCCGCTGGGGCACGGAATAATGACGGTAACGGATCAAGCGCCGGACACGTGCGTATTTTCGAGCTCCAGGACGGTACATGGGTACAAATTGGCGAAGACATTGATGGTGAAGCGGCAGGCGATCGCTCGGGAGTTGCAATTAGCTTAAGCTCCAGCGGGTCGATATTAGCAATAGGTGCTGATAACAATGATGGTACTGATAATAATGCCGGCCATGTCCGGGTCTATGAAAATCAATCCGGCACCTGGACACAAATTGGCCAGGATATTGATGGAGAAGCTGCAAACGATAAGTTTGGTACATCTGTAAGTTTAAATTCCAGTGGTTCAATTATTGCCATAGGAGCACCCTACAACGATAATAGTGCTTATGATGCAGGAAATGTAAGAATTTATGAAAACCAATCAGGCACCTGGACACAAATTGGTCAAAGTATTGAAGGAGCTGAAGAGGAGCATCTTGGTTCATCAGTAAGTTTAAGTTCTGATGGATCTATTATAGCTATTGGAGTTGTTGGTAAAAACGATTATTCAGGCTCTGTACGAGTGTATGAAAATCAGTCTGGCACGTGGACGCAAATTGGACAAGACATTGATGGAGAAGGTATTTATGATGAGTTTGGCACCAATGTGGACTTAAGTTCTGATGGTTCCATAGTCGCAATTGGAGCACCTTTTAATAGTATGAATGGTTCTGAAGCTGGACTTGTAGGCATATATGAAAACCAATCTGGCAACTGGTCACAAATTGGGCAGAGTATTATTGGAGCAAACCAAGGCGATGAGTGTGGTTCGTCAGTAAGATTAAGTTCTAATGGTTCTATTCTAGCAGCCGGCTCACCCTATAGTGATGGTAATGAAACCAGTGTTGGCCATGTAAGTGTTTTTGAATTACATTATCTGCCAACAATAATTTCCCATCCAGCAGATCAAACAAATGTTTGTCCGGAAAGTAACATTTCTTTTACCGTTGCCGGAGAAGATATTGACACATATCAATGGCAGGTAGATGAGGGCGGCGGTTTTATTAATATTTCCAATGGAGCTGTATACAACAATACCAATACAGCAACATTAAATATCGACGGAGTAACTATTGGTATGAATAATAATCAGTATCGTTGCGTTGTGGGTAATTTGATTGACAGTGTAACCAGTGAATTTGCTTTGTTGACAACTGATGCTACAAACCCTGAGATAATATGTGTCGGTAATCAGGAGTTTAATGCAGATGAGACCCATTTTTATACAGTGCAAAATACCGAGCTTGATCCGTTAGAAGCCTCCGATAACTGTGGTGTGGAAACTATTGTGAACGATTTCAACGACTCTTCATCACTTTCCGGAGAACAAATACCTGAGGGTACGACTACAATTGCATGGACAATTACAGACAATGCAGGGAATACAAACACCTGCAGTATTGAAGTTATAGTTAACGCATATGTTGCATTAACAGGATTACAACAAAAAGGAATAGTTATTTATCCCAACCCGGTAAACGATATGCTAAATATTGATTTTTCAAATCGTAAGGTTCAAAAATTGACTATATCTGACATTTCAGGAAAACCGATATTTGAAAAAACACAACTTCAGGGAATTGAGGGAATCGATCTGTCAAATTTCCCGGGAGGCATCTATTTGGTTAGCATTGTAGCTGGTAATGAAATTATTACTTCAAAACTTGTGAAGCACTAA
- the arcC gene encoding carbamate kinase — MKKLAVVALGGNALLRGNQRGTAEEQEKNTFDTLENIVYMIKEGYDIILGHGNGPQVGNILMRNDAGENMYDIPQMPLDICVADSQGGIGYMIERMLRNVLKKHGIEKDIVVVVTSVEVDKNDPAFKDPQKRVGKIYTKEEADKLASEKGWDFKEEVKADGGWRRVVPSPKPISIMNEKTIEKLAREGNIVIAVGGGGVPVYIDEKGDVRPAEAVIDKDAASSLLGARIKADEFYILTDVPYVYLNYKKENEEVKEFLSVPDAEKYMEEGQFAKGSMAPKIQACIDFVKKGGKKSVITESTKLEDRSYGTKITAEYDK, encoded by the coding sequence ATGAAAAAGTTAGCAGTTGTTGCATTAGGTGGTAATGCATTACTCAGAGGTAATCAGCGGGGAACTGCTGAAGAACAGGAAAAGAATACATTTGATACCCTCGAAAATATTGTTTATATGATCAAAGAGGGTTATGACATTATTCTGGGCCATGGAAACGGACCTCAGGTTGGAAACATCTTAATGCGGAATGATGCCGGCGAGAATATGTATGATATTCCTCAAATGCCTCTTGATATTTGTGTGGCCGATTCGCAAGGTGGAATTGGTTATATGATTGAAAGAATGCTGCGCAATGTGTTGAAAAAACATGGTATTGAGAAAGATATTGTTGTTGTGGTTACTTCTGTAGAAGTCGATAAAAATGACCCTGCGTTTAAAGATCCTCAAAAGCGAGTAGGGAAAATCTATACCAAAGAAGAAGCTGATAAATTAGCTTCTGAAAAAGGCTGGGATTTTAAAGAAGAAGTAAAGGCCGACGGTGGCTGGAGAAGGGTTGTGCCTTCGCCAAAACCAATCAGCATTATGAATGAAAAAACCATTGAAAAACTGGCACGCGAAGGTAATATCGTCATTGCTGTCGGTGGCGGTGGTGTACCCGTTTATATTGATGAGAAAGGTGATGTGCGTCCGGCAGAGGCTGTAATTGATAAAGATGCTGCTTCTTCGCTGCTCGGTGCAAGAATTAAGGCAGATGAATTTTATATTTTGACTGATGTGCCTTATGTATACCTCAATTACAAGAAAGAAAATGAGGAAGTTAAAGAGTTTTTGAGTGTCCCTGATGCTGAAAAATACATGGAAGAAGGACAGTTTGCCAAAGGAAGTATGGCACCAAAAATTCAGGCCTGTATCGATTTTGTGAAAAAAGGTGGTAAGAAAAGTGTCATTACAGAAAGCACTAAGCTCGAAGATCGCTCATATGGCACAAAAATCACAGCAGAATACGATAAGTAA